The following are encoded in a window of Candidatus Fluviicola riflensis genomic DNA:
- the cobA gene encoding uroporphyrinogen-III C-methyltransferase, which produces MNKQPNIILVGAGPGDPDLLTIKGQKALQQADVILYDALVNEIILDLAPTAKKIFVGKRRGIKAYSQDEINRLMVQEAIENGNVVRLKGGDSFVFGRGYEELEFAHLFGIPVQVVPGISSSISVPALAGIPVTHRGSSNGFYVLTAVLSDGSLNPEIKQATQTNATIVILMGLNKLAEIAAVFSEAGKKTEATAVISNGSLSNQRTVFGNIGNIVSRTKSERIPAPAVIVIGEVVKQAGLLKSFNSHQFVFQN; this is translated from the coding sequence ATGAACAAACAACCCAACATAATATTAGTAGGTGCAGGTCCCGGAGATCCGGATTTGCTTACGATTAAAGGCCAGAAAGCCCTTCAGCAAGCCGATGTGATTCTCTACGATGCATTGGTCAACGAAATCATCCTTGATCTGGCGCCAACCGCGAAAAAGATTTTCGTAGGAAAACGACGAGGTATAAAAGCTTATTCTCAAGATGAAATCAACCGGTTGATGGTGCAGGAGGCCATTGAAAACGGAAACGTTGTTCGTTTGAAAGGTGGTGATTCGTTTGTATTCGGGCGTGGTTACGAAGAACTCGAATTTGCCCATTTATTCGGGATTCCGGTGCAGGTGGTCCCCGGAATTTCAAGTTCCATTTCCGTACCTGCGCTGGCGGGAATTCCGGTGACGCATCGTGGTTCGAGCAACGGTTTTTATGTCCTCACGGCTGTACTTTCCGACGGAAGTTTAAATCCGGAAATCAAACAAGCGACTCAAACCAACGCAACAATCGTGATCCTGATGGGTCTCAACAAATTGGCCGAAATTGCTGCTGTTTTCAGCGAAGCCGGAAAGAAAACCGAAGCCACCGCTGTCATCAGTAATGGCTCGCTTTCCAATCAGCGAACGGTTTTTGGCAACATCGGTAACATCGTTTCCCGCACCAAATCCGAACGGATTCCGGCTCCGGCAGTGATTGTAATTGGTGAAGTGGTGAAACAAGCCGGATTGCTAAAGTCGTTCAATAGCCACCAATTCGTTTTTCAGAATTAA
- a CDS encoding siroheme synthase translates to MRATSNELFPVFLKANDLSVLLIGGSTIALEKLQAVLGNSPSAQVTVVADWFSDEFIAFTEDKSTVELIEDRFSEIYLGGQQLVISAVNSETISAEIREKANERGILYNAADKPELCDFYLGSVVTKGNLKIGISTNGKSPTIAKRLKEVLQVDLPNELDESLDNLSRLRLHLKGDFKEKVQKLNKVTAVLTRKKEQPWYLFSFRKFFGYVAGVVAMLLAGHLLFTLIPLSTIWSSATEMVNSLEVDFLYYMLGGFIAQMIDGALGMAYGVSATTFLLSFGISPAVVSMSVHTSEIFTSGVSGFLHLRFGNVNNKLFRTILIPGVIGAILGAYVLTEFENYNDYIKPIVSIYTLILGIIIIHKVVRKRVNRKKVKHVGWLASAGGFLDAIGGGGWGPVVSSTLIARGKNPRTIIGSVNLAEFFVSLASSFTFFTLIGAAHWQIFTGLILGGVCAAPIAAYLSRKLNVKAMMLLVGIVVIIVSLRMLIITFI, encoded by the coding sequence ATGAGAGCGACTAGCAACGAGCTTTTTCCGGTGTTTTTAAAAGCCAACGATCTTTCGGTTTTGCTGATCGGTGGAAGTACAATTGCGCTGGAAAAATTACAGGCTGTTTTGGGCAATTCTCCTTCTGCGCAGGTGACAGTTGTTGCCGATTGGTTTTCGGACGAGTTTATTGCTTTTACGGAGGATAAATCAACTGTCGAGCTCATCGAAGATCGTTTCAGCGAAATATACCTGGGAGGTCAGCAATTGGTGATTTCTGCAGTGAACAGTGAAACCATTTCAGCAGAAATCCGCGAAAAAGCAAACGAGCGTGGAATTCTATACAACGCCGCCGATAAACCGGAATTGTGTGATTTTTACTTGGGATCGGTTGTCACAAAAGGAAACCTCAAAATCGGCATTTCGACCAACGGAAAATCTCCGACAATTGCTAAACGATTAAAGGAAGTGCTACAGGTAGATTTACCGAACGAATTGGATGAATCACTGGATAATTTAAGTCGTTTGCGTTTGCATCTGAAAGGTGATTTTAAAGAAAAGGTCCAAAAACTCAACAAAGTAACGGCAGTTTTAACCCGGAAAAAAGAACAACCGTGGTACTTGTTTTCGTTCCGGAAATTCTTTGGTTATGTGGCTGGAGTTGTAGCGATGTTGCTGGCCGGACACCTGTTGTTTACATTGATTCCATTGTCGACAATCTGGTCTTCTGCTACTGAAATGGTCAATTCATTGGAAGTAGATTTTCTGTACTACATGCTCGGAGGATTCATTGCGCAAATGATCGATGGTGCGCTTGGAATGGCTTATGGTGTAAGCGCTACAACGTTTTTGCTTTCGTTTGGGATTAGTCCGGCTGTGGTGAGCATGAGCGTACACACATCCGAAATTTTTACCAGCGGTGTTTCGGGTTTTTTGCATTTGCGTTTTGGAAATGTCAATAACAAACTGTTTCGCACCATCCTGATTCCGGGAGTAATAGGTGCCATTTTAGGAGCGTATGTTCTCACGGAATTTGAAAATTACAACGATTATATCAAACCGATTGTGAGCATTTACACCTTGATTTTAGGAATCATCATCATTCATAAAGTTGTTCGCAAACGTGTCAATCGCAAGAAAGTAAAACATGTGGGATGGCTGGCAAGTGCAGGCGGTTTCCTGGATGCGATTGGCGGTGGCGGCTGGGGACCGGTTGTTTCTTCTACACTCATTGCACGGGGAAAAAATCCACGAACCATTATCGGGTCGGTGAACCTGGCGGAATTTTTTGTTTCGCTCGCCAGTTCATTTACCTTTTTCACCTTGATCGGGGCGGCACACTGGCAGATTTTTACAGGACTAATTTTAGGCGGAGTGTGTGCTGCTCCGATTGCTGCTTATTTATCGCGAAAACTCAACGTGAAAGCCATGATGCTCTTGGTGGGTATTGTGGTGATCATTGTGAGTTTGCGCATGCTTATCATCACTTTTATTTGA
- a CDS encoding phosphoadenosine phosphosulfate reductase has protein sequence MTKHEQIRQVADQSLEELLGNIALVFGDRAAFSTSLSWEDQVITDVIFRLDLPIRVFTLDTSRLFSETYSVLNSTLERYKKRIEVYSPQTEAVQQLMTEKGPVSFYESLENRKECCFIRKVEPLNRALQNVECWITGLRAEHSENRQDLPVVDWDEQRGITKVNPLSAWSLDQVKERIRTNNIPYNTLHDRGFVSIGCQPCTRAIREGDNFRAGRWWWEDNSKKECGLHV, from the coding sequence ATGACGAAACACGAACAAATCAGGCAAGTTGCCGATCAGTCACTGGAAGAATTACTGGGGAATATTGCCCTGGTTTTCGGTGATCGTGCGGCTTTTTCGACCAGTCTCAGTTGGGAAGACCAGGTGATTACAGATGTCATTTTCCGGCTGGATCTTCCCATTCGGGTATTCACTTTAGACACCAGTAGGTTGTTTTCCGAGACGTATAGCGTGTTAAACAGTACGTTGGAACGCTACAAAAAACGCATCGAAGTTTATTCGCCGCAAACGGAAGCCGTGCAGCAACTGATGACCGAAAAAGGTCCGGTCAGTTTCTACGAATCGCTTGAAAACCGTAAGGAATGCTGCTTTATCCGAAAAGTGGAACCATTGAATCGCGCGTTGCAAAATGTGGAATGCTGGATTACTGGTTTACGCGCCGAACACTCTGAAAACCGTCAGGATTTACCTGTTGTGGACTGGGATGAGCAACGGGGAATAACAAAGGTGAACCCACTATCGGCCTGGAGTCTGGATCAAGTTAAAGAGCGCATTCGAACCAACAATATTCCCTACAACACGCTGCATGATCGCGGGTTTGTGAGCATTGGTTGTCAGCCGTGTACGCGGGCCATTCGCGAAGGAGATAATTTCCGCGCCGGCCGCTGGTGGTGGGAAGACAATTCGAAGAAAGAGTGCGGGTTGCATGTGTAG
- a CDS encoding sulfate adenylyltransferase small subunit: MNNYLDQLEAEAIYILREVAGQFDRPALLFSGGKDSICLVHLALKAFRPGKFPFPLVHVDTGHNFQEALDYRDQLVAELGEELIVRSVEDTIQRQKLQDGKGKFPSRNALQTYTLLETIDEFEFDACIGGARRDEEKARAKERIFSVRDEFGQWDPKLQRPELWNIYNGKIDKGENVRVFPISNWTELDVWNYIKRENITLPSIYFTHKRECVLTENGQLMANNRFLELDSSDQLVTRNVRYRTVGDMTCTAAVESEAHTVDDIISEIKAAKISERGATRMDDRISEAAMEDRKKGGYF; this comes from the coding sequence ATGAACAATTATTTAGACCAATTAGAGGCGGAAGCCATTTACATTCTGCGCGAAGTAGCCGGACAATTCGACCGGCCTGCATTGCTCTTTTCCGGTGGAAAGGACAGTATTTGCTTAGTACATCTGGCGTTGAAAGCGTTTCGTCCGGGGAAATTTCCGTTTCCGCTGGTGCATGTAGACACCGGACACAATTTTCAGGAAGCGTTGGATTACCGTGATCAGCTGGTGGCAGAACTGGGTGAAGAACTGATAGTCCGTTCGGTAGAAGACACCATTCAACGGCAAAAATTGCAGGATGGTAAAGGAAAATTTCCGAGTAGGAATGCGCTTCAAACGTATACACTTTTGGAAACGATCGATGAGTTTGAATTTGACGCCTGTATTGGCGGTGCGCGCCGGGACGAAGAAAAAGCGCGCGCCAAAGAACGCATTTTCTCGGTACGCGATGAGTTTGGCCAATGGGATCCGAAATTGCAGCGTCCCGAATTGTGGAATATTTACAACGGTAAAATCGATAAAGGTGAAAATGTGCGCGTGTTTCCCATTAGTAACTGGACAGAACTCGATGTTTGGAACTATATCAAACGCGAAAACATAACGTTGCCGTCGATCTACTTTACCCACAAGCGCGAATGCGTGCTCACCGAAAACGGACAACTCATGGCGAATAACCGGTTTTTGGAGCTTGATTCGTCGGACCAATTAGTGACGCGAAATGTTCGTTACCGTACTGTTGGCGATATGACTTGTACCGCGGCTGTTGAAAGCGAAGCACATACAGTTGACGACATCATTTCGGAAATCAAAGCGGCTAAAATCTCGGAACGCGGAGCCACACGCATGGACGACCGCATCAGTGAAGCCGCGATGGAAGACCGGAAAAAAGGAGGATATTTTTAA
- a CDS encoding sulfate adenylyltransferase codes for MELLRFFTAGNVDDGKSTLIGRLLYDSESISTDIIETLTRQSKTTGINSDIDLALLTDGLRAEREQGITIDVAYKYFTTEKRKFIIADTPGHIQYTRNMFTGASNANLAIILVDARNGITDQTKRHSIISSILGIPHVLVCVNKMDLVNYSETVYNEIQAAYTEFAAPLNLKQVSFIPTSALAGDNVVHTSEKLSWYDGPSLLGFLETIENAENQQKEEPRFQVQYVIRPQTDELHDYRGYAGSILSGHFRVGDSVQVLPSGLETRVSAIELNRKNVQEAFRGEAVVIHLAEDLDVSRGNTIVPVDQLPRTEKSLEATICWMDNTPFQPGQKLLLQQNSFRTKAVLKELSGKIDIHSYEQLESDGSLKLNDFAHVTIKTAEAVSTDPYSVNRKTGSFVLINENTNNTVAAGIFN; via the coding sequence ATGGAGTTACTAAGATTTTTCACCGCAGGAAACGTAGACGATGGCAAAAGCACGCTCATCGGGCGGTTATTATACGACAGTGAATCGATTTCGACCGATATCATTGAAACACTCACACGTCAAAGTAAAACAACAGGCATAAATTCGGATATCGATTTGGCGCTGCTTACCGACGGACTTCGGGCCGAACGCGAACAGGGAATCACGATTGATGTAGCTTACAAGTATTTCACGACAGAAAAGCGCAAGTTTATCATCGCCGATACGCCCGGACATATTCAGTATACGCGCAATATGTTTACCGGAGCGTCTAATGCCAATCTGGCGATTATTTTGGTAGATGCGCGCAACGGAATTACTGATCAAACGAAGCGACACAGTATTATTTCGTCCATTTTGGGCATTCCACATGTGTTGGTGTGTGTGAATAAAATGGATTTGGTGAATTACAGCGAAACCGTTTATAATGAAATTCAGGCTGCATATACTGAATTTGCCGCACCGTTGAATCTCAAACAGGTTTCATTTATTCCAACAAGTGCTTTGGCAGGTGACAATGTGGTGCATACTTCAGAAAAACTTTCGTGGTATGATGGACCTTCATTACTCGGTTTTCTTGAAACAATTGAAAACGCTGAAAATCAGCAGAAAGAAGAACCGCGTTTCCAGGTGCAATATGTGATTCGTCCGCAAACGGATGAACTGCACGACTATCGTGGTTATGCGGGAAGTATTCTCAGCGGACATTTCCGGGTTGGGGACAGTGTTCAGGTATTGCCTTCAGGTTTGGAAACAAGAGTCAGCGCCATTGAACTCAATCGGAAAAATGTGCAGGAAGCATTTCGCGGAGAAGCAGTTGTCATTCATTTAGCCGAAGATCTGGATGTGAGTCGGGGGAACACGATTGTGCCGGTTGATCAGCTTCCCCGAACAGAAAAATCATTGGAGGCAACGATTTGCTGGATGGATAACACACCTTTTCAGCCGGGACAAAAATTGCTTTTGCAGCAGAATAGCTTTCGCACCAAAGCCGTATTGAAGGAATTGAGTGGTAAAATCGATATTCATTCCTACGAACAATTGGAAAGTGATGGTAGCCTGAAACTGAACGATTTTGCGCATGTGACCATTAAAACGGCAGAGGCTGTGAGTACTGATCCTTACAGCGTGAATCGCAAAACAGGATCGTTTGTTTTGATCAATGAAAACACGAATAATACCGTAGCTGCCGGAATTTTTAACTGA
- a CDS encoding ferredoxin--NADP(+) reductase: protein MIQTDVIIIGAGPVGLFTVFEAGLLKLKCHLIDSLPQPGGQCSEIYPKKPIYDIPGFPSVLAGELVDNLMQQIAPFKPGFTLGEAAQSIDKQEDGSFVVTTVKGTKHQAPVVMIAGGLGVFEPRKPPIATIADFEEKGVDYMIKDPEVYRGKRCVIAGGGDSALDWSIYLAEREIASEVTLVHRNSSFRGHLDSVQKVIDLAESGKINLITESEVVGLNGGSQLEQVVIHHSKTGEIITEADHFIPLFGLKPSLGPIAGWGLEIEKGAIKVDTLDYSTNIPGIYAIGDVNVYEGKLKLILCGFHEGTLAVQSAFARIHPEKKNVLKYTTVNGIQGF from the coding sequence ATGATTCAGACAGACGTCATTATCATTGGTGCCGGTCCGGTTGGACTCTTCACCGTTTTTGAAGCAGGATTATTGAAATTGAAATGTCATTTAATTGACTCGTTACCGCAACCGGGTGGTCAGTGTTCGGAGATCTATCCGAAGAAACCAATTTATGATATTCCCGGCTTTCCTTCTGTTTTGGCCGGTGAATTAGTGGATAACCTGATGCAACAAATAGCGCCGTTCAAACCCGGATTTACGTTGGGAGAAGCTGCTCAGTCAATTGATAAACAAGAAGACGGTTCTTTTGTTGTAACAACCGTAAAAGGAACCAAACACCAGGCACCTGTAGTTATGATCGCCGGTGGATTGGGCGTTTTTGAACCGCGAAAACCACCTATTGCAACTATTGCCGATTTTGAAGAAAAAGGAGTTGATTACATGATCAAAGATCCCGAAGTGTATCGTGGTAAACGATGTGTGATCGCCGGTGGTGGTGATTCGGCGCTGGACTGGTCGATTTATTTGGCTGAGCGGGAAATTGCTTCCGAGGTGACATTGGTTCACCGCAACAGTTCATTCCGCGGGCATCTGGATTCAGTTCAAAAAGTTATTGATTTGGCCGAAAGCGGAAAAATCAATCTCATTACCGAATCGGAAGTGGTTGGTTTAAATGGTGGTTCACAATTGGAGCAGGTTGTTATTCATCATTCGAAAACCGGAGAAATCATTACGGAAGCTGACCATTTTATTCCATTGTTTGGCTTGAAACCTTCATTGGGTCCGATTGCGGGCTGGGGGTTGGAAATTGAAAAAGGCGCTATAAAAGTTGATACGCTTGATTATTCTACCAACATTCCCGGAATTTATGCGATTGGAGATGTGAATGTATACGAAGGAAAACTCAAATTGATTTTGTGTGGTTTTCATGAAGGAACGCTGGCTGTTCAATCGGCATTTGCACGCATTCATCCCGAGAAGAAAAATGTATTGAAGTACACAACGGTGAATGGGATTCAAGGGTTTTAG
- a CDS encoding GNAT family N-acetyltransferase, translated as MHIRELTSKEEMLEYLSVIQELYPELTTVYYGEMLDKMLPHNYGQIGVFENDRCLGISGYWTGTKLWCGTYLELDNVVVIKAARGTGAGKMLSAYLDQKAKELGCHIMTLDAYSNNFKAHRFYYNQGYAPRGFHFIKILDADKLT; from the coding sequence ATGCACATCAGGGAACTGACATCCAAAGAGGAAATGCTGGAATATCTTTCGGTCATTCAGGAATTATATCCTGAATTAACTACCGTTTATTACGGCGAAATGCTCGACAAAATGCTACCACACAATTATGGTCAGATAGGAGTGTTCGAAAATGACCGCTGTTTGGGAATAAGTGGTTACTGGACCGGAACAAAATTATGGTGTGGCACTTACCTGGAACTGGATAATGTGGTCGTTATTAAAGCTGCACGAGGAACCGGTGCTGGGAAAATGCTTTCAGCATACCTCGATCAAAAAGCGAAAGAATTGGGTTGTCACATCATGACGCTGGATGCTTATTCAAACAATTTTAAAGCGCACCGGTTTTATTACAATCAGGGTTATGCGCCAAGAGGATTTCATTTTATCAAGATTTTGGATGCGGATAAGTTGACGTGA
- a CDS encoding phage tail protein has protein sequence MSNYPLPKFHFQVEWGGTKIGFTEVSGLDVETEVIEYRQGASPEYSKLKMPGMTKFSNITMKRGTFKSDNEYFNWWNSVKLNTIERRDLTIKLLDENHDPVIVWKVKNAWPTKIQSTDLKADGNEVAIESMEIVHEGLTIQND, from the coding sequence ATGAGTAATTACCCACTACCGAAGTTCCATTTTCAAGTTGAATGGGGTGGAACTAAGATTGGATTTACAGAAGTTTCAGGATTAGATGTTGAAACGGAAGTAATTGAATACCGTCAAGGTGCAAGTCCCGAATACAGCAAATTAAAAATGCCGGGAATGACGAAGTTTTCAAATATTACTATGAAACGCGGTACGTTTAAAAGTGATAATGAATACTTCAACTGGTGGAACTCAGTGAAGTTAAATACGATTGAGCGTCGTGATCTTACCATTAAATTGCTGGATGAAAATCATGATCCTGTAATTGTATGGAAAGTGAAAAACGCTTGGCCAACCAAAATTCAATCAACCGATTTAAAGGCTGATGGAAATGAAGTGGCAATCGAGTCCATGGAAATCGTACACGAAGGTTTAACTATCCAAAACGACTAA
- a CDS encoding glycerol acyltransferase, whose product MLGYHPPVGFHFIVRFNGIEDSQLDTMFQTVSGLSASIETEEVGFGGENRYKHILPVRTKYANLVLKRGMLLESKLIDWFRDALENFEFKPVDLTITLLSEQHVPLMTWNVVHAYPVKWDIEEFNSMESKVVAETIELAYHHFTTLSIVDKIQSL is encoded by the coding sequence ATGTTAGGATATCATCCGCCAGTAGGTTTTCATTTTATTGTTCGTTTCAATGGAATAGAAGACAGCCAGCTTGATACAATGTTTCAAACGGTTTCCGGACTTTCGGCATCCATTGAAACCGAAGAAGTAGGTTTTGGTGGAGAAAACCGTTACAAACACATTCTTCCTGTGAGGACCAAATATGCCAATTTGGTCCTCAAAAGGGGAATGTTATTGGAATCGAAACTGATTGACTGGTTCAGAGACGCTCTCGAAAACTTTGAATTCAAACCGGTTGACTTAACGATCACTTTACTAAGTGAACAACACGTTCCACTAATGACTTGGAATGTGGTGCATGCCTATCCGGTCAAATGGGATATAGAAGAGTTTAATTCAATGGAAAGTAAAGTCGTAGCCGAAACAATTGAGCTGGCATACCACCATTTTACAACACTTTCTATCGTTGACAAAATTCAATCTTTATAA
- a CDS encoding type IV secretion protein Rhs, translating into MGNNSGVIKTSKSADLVTYKILIEGEELSNIYHVMSIVVSKEVNRIPMAQLVLLDGDVSKNDFLLSNEDFLIPGKKIEITAGYHSDEETIFKGMIIKHSIKIREGVSNLIVECKDEAVKMTIGRKSKYFYDSKDSDVFEELIGAYSLEMDVEATTYEHKELVQYNASDWDFMVSRAQANGKLCFVNDGKIVIKKPEFSQTEIETVVYGSSMLDFDAEIDARNQLKKATSYTWNPSDQELVDTEGADPAVSLNGNLTSADLADVIGLENLELRHGGFVNDALMQGWSDATLLFQQLSKVRGRVKFQGIPAVLPNTVLKMEGVGNRFNGNVYVTGVFHAIANGNWTVDAQFGLNPEWFSETFDMGTPPASGLLPAIKGLHVGIVTQLQDDPDGEDRILVKIPIINNEEQGIWCRVSTLDAGENRGSFFRPEIEDEVIVGFINEDPNQAIVLGMMNSSAKPAPIVAADDNHEKGFVTRSEMKFIFNDDKKSVTIETPAGKKFTMDEDKGVITLEDEHKNIITMDDKGITMESAGEISIKATKDLKLEGMNINIKASAQLKAEGSAGAELSTGAIAVVKGSLVQIN; encoded by the coding sequence ATGGGAAACAACTCAGGAGTCATAAAAACAAGTAAAAGTGCCGATTTAGTCACGTACAAAATTCTGATAGAAGGGGAGGAACTTTCCAATATCTATCATGTAATGAGCATTGTGGTGTCTAAGGAAGTCAATCGGATTCCGATGGCCCAATTGGTGCTGTTGGATGGTGACGTTTCCAAAAATGACTTTTTACTGAGTAATGAAGATTTTCTGATCCCCGGCAAAAAAATTGAAATTACAGCCGGCTACCATTCTGATGAGGAAACGATCTTTAAGGGAATGATCATCAAGCATTCGATCAAAATCCGCGAAGGAGTTTCCAATCTTATTGTTGAGTGTAAAGATGAAGCGGTGAAAATGACCATTGGCCGAAAAAGCAAGTATTTCTATGATAGTAAAGACAGTGATGTATTCGAAGAATTAATAGGTGCTTATTCATTGGAAATGGATGTGGAAGCCACAACGTATGAGCACAAAGAATTGGTGCAGTACAATGCTTCCGACTGGGATTTTATGGTTTCTCGTGCACAAGCTAACGGAAAATTGTGCTTTGTAAACGATGGAAAAATCGTGATCAAAAAACCAGAATTCAGTCAAACAGAAATTGAAACAGTGGTTTACGGCTCGTCGATGTTGGACTTTGATGCCGAAATTGACGCACGGAACCAGCTGAAAAAAGCGACATCCTACACTTGGAATCCTTCCGATCAGGAATTGGTTGATACCGAAGGTGCGGATCCTGCTGTATCACTGAATGGTAACCTGACTTCGGCAGATTTGGCGGATGTCATTGGTTTGGAGAATCTGGAATTACGCCATGGTGGCTTTGTCAATGATGCGTTGATGCAGGGTTGGTCGGATGCTACGCTGCTTTTTCAGCAACTTTCGAAAGTAAGAGGACGTGTGAAATTTCAGGGAATTCCGGCGGTACTACCCAATACAGTACTCAAAATGGAAGGTGTCGGAAATCGCTTTAACGGTAATGTATATGTTACTGGAGTTTTTCATGCAATCGCCAATGGAAACTGGACCGTTGATGCTCAATTCGGGTTAAATCCGGAATGGTTTTCCGAAACGTTCGATATGGGTACACCACCCGCATCGGGATTGTTGCCCGCGATTAAAGGACTTCATGTAGGTATCGTTACCCAATTACAGGATGATCCGGATGGTGAAGATCGTATTTTGGTAAAGATCCCGATCATCAACAACGAAGAACAGGGGATCTGGTGTCGTGTAAGCACACTAGATGCAGGAGAGAACCGCGGCTCTTTTTTTCGCCCTGAAATCGAAGATGAAGTAATCGTTGGATTCATCAACGAAGATCCAAACCAGGCAATTGTGCTTGGAATGATGAACAGCAGTGCCAAACCCGCTCCAATCGTGGCAGCCGATGACAATCATGAAAAAGGATTTGTCACCAGGAGCGAAATGAAATTCATCTTCAATGACGACAAAAAATCAGTGACTATTGAAACTCCGGCGGGCAAGAAATTCACCATGGACGAAGATAAAGGTGTAATCACATTGGAAGATGAACACAAAAACATCATCACTATGGATGATAAGGGAATCACCATGGAAAGTGCAGGAGAAATTAGTATTAAAGCTACAAAAGACCTCAAGTTGGAGGGAATGAATATCAATATAAAAGCGAGTGCGCAGCTGAAAGCAGAAGGATCGGCCGGAGCTGAACTTTCAACAGGAGCCATAGCAGTAGTAAAAGGTTCATTGGTACAAATAAATTAA
- a CDS encoding type VI secretion protein yields MGNPAARITDMHVCPMVTGTVPHVGGPILPPGAPTVLIGGMPAALVGDMCVCTGPPDTIAMGSTTVLIAGKPAARMGDSTAHGGTIVAGLPTVLIG; encoded by the coding sequence ATGGGAAATCCAGCTGCGCGAATAACCGATATGCATGTATGTCCGATGGTGACAGGCACTGTTCCTCATGTTGGAGGGCCGATCCTGCCCCCTGGAGCTCCAACCGTGTTAATCGGTGGAATGCCTGCAGCTTTGGTCGGTGATATGTGTGTTTGTACAGGCCCGCCCGATACAATTGCAATGGGTTCAACCACTGTGTTGATCGCTGGAAAACCCGCCGCAAGAATGGGCGATTCGACAGCTCATGGCGGTACAATAGTCGCCGGATTACCAACTGTATTAATAGGATAA